The DNA segment CTTGAGAGATATATGATGATGCTCCCATGTGTTTCCCACCACCAACACTCTCTCGAGTCCAAGAAGGACGAGCCCCAGATGGTCGATTCCTCTGCTTGAGGAAACTACCATCGGCGTAAAAGGAAGCGTCCTGACTAGGATCAAGCTCTTGAATTCCTCTTTGAATAGAAGAAACTGGATTCCTATAGCTGAAATCACTAATGGTTGTAGCAGCATTAGCTGCGTCAAGGTAAGCATAAGAGTCGCTAGCCGAACGCCTATGGCCAGACTTGCGAGAAGGGCTCTCAGGCTCATTGAGAAGATCATCAAGCCAAAAGGGAAGCTCTTCTTCTACCAAATGGCTCTCGGAGGATGTCCGCTGGTGAGCTTTCTCAACACTAACCTTGTGACCGTGCCTTGAACCCATCAAACCACTAGGAAACGGGATCTTTGGAGGGAGCAAAGCATTTTTCCCTGGGTTCATCAAACTCCTAACACTCTCTGATCCCTTGGTGCCAGCCATTCTCACTCTTTCCTCCCAAAAACAACATTTTAACAAGATTGATTTTATCCACTAATTTGAAATGCAAACAAACAAAgatcaaaaggaaaaaaaaaaggactaTTTAAACCATTGCATCAACCCCCACAAAGCAGCTGTCTTTAAGCTTGTCTTAAGAATCCAGTAACACAGATCAATGCAACAGTTACAGAAAGcattaaactttttaaatgttttatttagtCCACTCACCATTCAAGTTGCTTTCTCCTTAAGCTAAGTTATCATATTACACACTTTGTTTTAAGAAAACTGATTCTTCACCATCAACATTAATCAAATAACCTTTTTCTTCTTCCCGCATCAGTTAATCAATTAAATGCCCAAAAAAAAACCCCCCCGAAAGTAATAACAGATACAGATTCATCGGagcaatattttcttttttagaaaagaaaaactaaccAGTTGGAGAAAGAAGGAAGGAATCGAGCCTTGGGAGACTATATGGATCAGAATCCAATCAACAATCaggaaaacaaaaattgaaatcGTTCCTCCGCCTCTATGTCTTATCGttggaaggaaggaaggaaggagaGGGTGGCTGAGAGAATTTTTGCGGAATTTAGTCCTTAAAAGGTAATTGAAAAAGGCTTTAAGacccttttgtttttctttctttaatatttaaaaaggtCGTCCCAAAtacttttatcattttctatattttccCCATATGTTTGTTTTCGCGCTTTGTGATTTAAAAGTTCCGGTCACTTACCAACCAGTTTGATCATAAtgcaattatttataaaattaatatcttCATAAATTAAAAGAATTTCCATATTTGTAAAAAATCTTTCTCGATTCAACCatattcataaattaatacttcattaaatctaacctatactaaaaggggaataTGGTGCAAGGAGAGGCCCTCCACGTCGACAATTAAATTCGACCAATAGGAACATTTTAATCCGCCATGTCAGCTTCGCTGAGTTAAATACATTGAAACTGCGGTTTTTATATGGGCTTTAAAAATTTGCTGTGGCCCAGATTAAACATTACACCTAAACCTATTTTCACTCCGGAACGTCATCGAAAGATGTTTCTTCCACTTGGTCGCCACCGATCATTTCCTCTGTAATTGCCGTTACAGCTGTCCTTACTTCATCAATCAATGATGTTCTTTACTCAGTCCTTTATTGTTTTGATCAACCTCCTGATGCTTCTTCATCCTCCAAATCCAGATGTTTCATGTTTCTTTCAACCACTTGCTATA comes from the Brassica rapa cultivar Chiifu-401-42 chromosome A01, CAAS_Brap_v3.01, whole genome shotgun sequence genome and includes:
- the LOC103828747 gene encoding uncharacterized protein At4g06598; this encodes MAGTKGSESVRSLMNPGKNALLPPKIPFPSGLMGSRHGHKVSVEKAHQRTSSESHLVEEELPFWLDDLLNEPESPSRKSGHRRSASDSYAYLDAANAATTISDFSYRNPVSSIQRGIQELDPSQDASFYADGSFLKQRNRPSGARPSWTRESVGGGKHMGASSYISQDATAETKRLSSEENNSNPQPGAYEADNTKRAKQQFAQRSRVRKLQYISELERNVQTLQAEGSKVSAELDFLNQRNLILSLENKALKHRLESIAQEKLIKQLEQEVLEREIGRLRALYQQQQHTRQQSASHKRASSKDLDSQFSTLSLNAKDSNCRRDSLSVMGQLHF